The following coding sequences lie in one Marinobacter antarcticus genomic window:
- the rpsI gene encoding 30S ribosomal protein S9: MSVAQNYGTGRRKTSTARVFIKPGSGNISINGRTIEEFFGRETLRMIVRQPLVVAESADRFDINVTVKGGGISGQAGAIRHGLTRALMDYDETLRPAMRKAGYVTRDAREVERKKVGLRKARKRPQYSKR, from the coding sequence ATGTCTGTAGCACAAAATTACGGTACTGGTCGCCGCAAAACGTCCACGGCTCGGGTGTTTATCAAGCCGGGAAGCGGTAATATCTCTATCAATGGTCGCACTATCGAAGAGTTCTTCGGTCGTGAGACTCTGCGTATGATCGTGCGTCAACCTCTGGTTGTTGCAGAATCTGCAGATCGCTTTGATATCAACGTCACCGTCAAGGGTGGTGGTATCAGTGGCCAGGCCGGTGCTATTCGCCACGGTCTGACCCGCGCTCTGATGGATTATGACGAAACACTGCGTCCGGCGATGCGTAAAGCGGGTTATGTAACTCGTGATGCTCGTGAAGTTGAGCGTAAGAAAGTTGGTCTGCGCAAGGCGCGTAAGCGTCCTCAGTACTCCAAGCGTTAA
- the rimI gene encoding ribosomal protein S18-alanine N-acetyltransferase, which produces MHRREDSYLGAPGLELTIRPLEPGDLSEILNIELQGYSHPWSEGIFLDCFKPDYRLWGVCQNGSLAGYVVVSYVLDEVHLLNLCVHPGFRGRGAGRLLLRHLLAEAARECMNQVILEVRLSNNVASKLYRNEGFEEIGRRPRYYPAASGWEDARVMALLLQP; this is translated from the coding sequence ATGCACAGAAGGGAAGATTCATACCTTGGCGCCCCTGGCCTGGAGCTGACTATACGTCCTTTGGAGCCCGGGGATCTTTCCGAAATACTGAATATAGAGCTCCAGGGATACTCTCATCCCTGGTCGGAAGGGATATTTCTGGACTGCTTCAAACCGGACTATCGCTTGTGGGGTGTTTGCCAGAATGGTTCGTTAGCCGGTTACGTTGTAGTGTCCTATGTGCTTGACGAGGTCCATCTCCTGAATCTCTGTGTTCACCCCGGGTTTCGTGGTCGGGGAGCTGGGCGGCTCCTGTTGCGCCATCTTCTTGCAGAAGCAGCCCGCGAGTGCATGAATCAGGTTATTCTGGAAGTAAGGCTGAGCAACAACGTAGCGAGCAAGCTCTATCGCAATGAAGGTTTTGAGGAAATAGGGCGGCGCCCCCGATACTATCCTGCCGCTTCAGGGTGGGAAGATGCTCGGGTAATGGCGTTGTTATTGCAGCCCTGA
- a CDS encoding TatD family hydrolase, protein MKLVDAHCHFDFPRFDGIRASELGAASKNGVVGLVIPGVRRPDWERVRDTALAHSGLFYCLGIHPWFVSEHSAGDLEAMEQLLRSRPESCIAVGECGLDRLHGDTGAQFPWFEAQVELASKLGFPLVIHSVKTHDEVHATLRRRNWSGRALLHGFSGSYQQAKKLVDQGCFIGVGGVITHPRARKTRETVARLPLESLVLETDAPDMAPEGVAAGDNSPVYLHSILECLAEIRGEQPEYLASVLFANTAMLYGQALWQ, encoded by the coding sequence TTGAAACTGGTTGATGCCCATTGTCACTTTGACTTTCCCCGGTTTGATGGGATCCGGGCCAGCGAGCTCGGGGCAGCTTCAAAAAATGGCGTTGTCGGGCTGGTTATTCCCGGTGTACGCCGCCCAGACTGGGAGCGTGTCCGGGATACGGCTCTGGCGCACTCAGGCCTGTTTTACTGTCTTGGCATTCATCCGTGGTTCGTTAGCGAACACTCCGCCGGGGACCTGGAGGCTATGGAGCAGCTCCTGCGCTCACGGCCTGAGAGCTGCATAGCCGTTGGTGAATGTGGGCTGGATCGGTTGCATGGTGATACGGGGGCACAGTTTCCCTGGTTTGAAGCACAGGTTGAGCTGGCATCGAAGCTGGGCTTTCCGCTGGTTATCCACTCGGTGAAGACCCACGATGAGGTTCACGCCACCCTGAGGCGCAGGAACTGGAGCGGGAGGGCCCTGCTACACGGTTTTTCCGGCAGCTATCAGCAGGCAAAAAAGCTGGTCGACCAAGGATGCTTTATCGGAGTGGGTGGGGTAATTACGCATCCTCGAGCCCGCAAAACCCGGGAGACAGTTGCACGCCTGCCTCTGGAATCTCTGGTGCTTGAAACCGATGCGCCAGATATGGCGCCGGAAGGTGTTGCCGCGGGCGATAATTCACCGGTTTATCTGCACAGTATTCTTGAATGCCTTGCCGAGATCCGTGGTGAGCAACCGGAATATCTGGCTTCTGTATTGTTTGCCAATACGGCAATGCTATATGGCCAGGCATTATGGCAGTAA
- the rplM gene encoding 50S ribosomal protein L13 has protein sequence MKTLSAKPETVKRDWYVVDAAGKTLGRLSTEIARRLRGKHKPEYTPHVDTGDYIVVINAGQVRVTGNKASDKMYYSHTGFPGGIKSISFEKLVDKAPEQVIQKSVKGMLPKGPLGRAMFMKLKIYAGAEHPHAAQQPKELDI, from the coding sequence ATGAAGACTCTGAGTGCGAAACCAGAAACCGTAAAACGTGACTGGTACGTTGTAGACGCAGCCGGCAAGACGCTGGGTCGTCTGTCAACCGAAATCGCCCGTCGTCTGCGGGGCAAGCATAAGCCTGAGTATACCCCTCATGTAGACACTGGCGATTACATTGTTGTGATCAATGCGGGCCAGGTGCGGGTTACCGGCAACAAGGCATCTGACAAGATGTACTACAGTCATACCGGCTTTCCGGGTGGGATCAAATCTATCAGCTTCGAGAAGCTGGTCGACAAGGCGCCCGAGCAGGTTATTCAGAAGTCTGTGAAAGGCATGCTTCCGAAGGGTCCGCTTGGTCGCGCCATGTTCATGAAGCTGAAAATCTATGCAGGCGCTGAGCATCCTCATGCAGCCCAGCAGCCCAAAGAACTCGACATTTAA
- a CDS encoding 2-isopropylmalate synthase — translation MSGNDHLVIFDTTLRDGEQSPGATMNKAEKLRIAKALEKLRVDVIEAGFAIASQGDFEAIKSIAETIKESTICSLARALDKDIDRAAEAIRPAERGRIHTFIATSPIHMKHKLQMQPDEVIEQAVRAVKRSRSHVDDVEFSCEDAGRSELDFLCRIIEAAIDAGANTINIPDTVGYAIPEQFAETIHQLLNRIPNADKAIFSVHCHNDLGLAVANSLAAVTRGARQVECTINGLGERAGNASLEEIVMAVRTRQDLFNIDTRIDARHIVPASRLVSTITGFPVQPNKAIVGANAFAHESGIHQDGVLKHRETYEIMRAEDVGWHTNSLVLGKHSGRNAFRTRLLELGIQFETETELNEAFTRFKALADLKHEIFDEDLQAIASDTRQKDEDGRYGLVCLQVCSETGVVPKATMTLTMDGKEHKVDAEGSGPVDATFKAIESLVDSGCNLQLYSVNNITSGTDAQGEVTVRLERGGRIVNGVGADTDIIIASAKAYIEALNLISRVGIRQHPQVADV, via the coding sequence ATGTCTGGCAACGATCACCTGGTCATATTTGATACGACTCTCCGGGATGGTGAACAAAGCCCCGGCGCTACCATGAACAAGGCGGAGAAGCTTCGGATTGCCAAGGCTCTCGAGAAGCTGAGGGTGGATGTCATCGAGGCCGGCTTTGCAATCGCCAGTCAGGGCGACTTCGAAGCGATTAAGTCCATTGCGGAGACTATTAAAGAGTCAACGATTTGCAGCCTCGCACGGGCCCTGGATAAAGACATTGACCGCGCCGCTGAGGCAATTCGCCCGGCCGAACGCGGGCGTATCCATACCTTTATTGCCACCTCGCCCATTCACATGAAGCACAAGCTGCAAATGCAGCCCGATGAGGTGATTGAGCAGGCAGTTCGGGCAGTAAAGCGCTCCCGAAGCCATGTCGATGACGTTGAGTTCTCCTGTGAGGATGCTGGTCGCTCAGAACTGGATTTTCTCTGCCGCATTATTGAGGCCGCGATTGACGCCGGCGCCAACACGATCAACATTCCAGATACGGTTGGCTACGCCATTCCTGAGCAGTTCGCTGAGACCATTCATCAGTTGCTTAATCGCATCCCCAATGCGGACAAAGCCATTTTTTCCGTACATTGTCATAACGACTTGGGGCTTGCGGTCGCTAACTCACTTGCCGCCGTAACCCGGGGAGCCCGTCAGGTTGAGTGCACGATTAACGGCCTGGGCGAGCGCGCCGGTAATGCTTCTCTGGAAGAGATCGTGATGGCCGTTCGTACCCGTCAGGATCTGTTCAACATTGATACCCGGATAGATGCCCGCCATATTGTCCCGGCTTCGCGCCTTGTCTCCACTATTACCGGTTTTCCGGTGCAGCCCAACAAAGCTATAGTGGGCGCGAACGCATTCGCCCATGAATCGGGTATACACCAGGATGGCGTGCTCAAGCATCGCGAGACTTATGAGATCATGCGGGCGGAGGATGTTGGCTGGCATACCAACAGCCTGGTGCTAGGTAAACACTCTGGTCGTAATGCATTTCGTACACGACTACTTGAGCTGGGCATTCAGTTTGAGACCGAGACAGAGCTTAACGAAGCGTTTACCCGCTTCAAGGCGCTGGCTGATCTGAAGCATGAGATTTTTGATGAAGATCTGCAGGCCATTGCGAGCGACACCCGGCAGAAAGATGAAGACGGTCGTTATGGGCTGGTTTGTCTTCAGGTCTGCTCGGAAACGGGCGTGGTACCCAAGGCCACCATGACATTGACGATGGACGGAAAAGAACACAAAGTCGATGCGGAAGGAAGTGGTCCGGTAGATGCAACATTCAAGGCCATTGAGTCTCTTGTTGATTCTGGCTGTAACCTGCAACTCTACTCAGTCAATAACATTACCAGCGGCACTGATGCTCAAGGCGAGGTCACTGTCCGGCTGGAGCGTGGTGGCCGAATCGTAAATGGAGTGGGCGCGGATACAGATATCATAATTGCGTCAGCCAAAGCTTATATCGAAGCCCTTAACCTGATTAGCCGCGTCGGTATCCGGCAGCACCCTCAGGTGGCGGATGTTTGA
- the prfC gene encoding peptide chain release factor 3, with translation MAHLSQEVAKRRTFAIISHPDAGKTTITEKVLLFGHAIQRAGTVKGKKSGQHAKSDWMEMEKERGISVTTSVMQFPYGGKLVNLLDTPGHEDFSEDTYRTLTAVDSCLMVIDSAKGVEARTIKLMEVTRLRDTPILTFMNKLDRDTRDPVELMDEVEDVLKIACAPITWPIGMGKNFKGVYHLLRDEVTLYQSGQGHAIQAVRVISGLDNPELDTAIGTYAAELRDEVELVKGASHEFNLEAFLAGELTPVFFGTALGNFGVDHMLDGLVDWAPAPQPRETDQRPVQPDDEAFTGFVFKIQANMDPQHRDRVAFMRIVSGKYSPGMKARHVRIGKEVRFSDALTFMAGDRAHAEEAYAGDIIGLHNHGTIQLGDTFTAGEDMKFTGIPNFAPELFRRIRLKDPLKAKQLQKGLIQLSEEGAVQVFRPLRNNDLIVGAVGVLQFDVVVSRLKTEYKVEAVYEPINVATARWVTCSDDRKLDEFQRKNNDNLALDGGDRLAYIAPTMVNLNLAQERYPDVEFHKTREH, from the coding sequence ATGGCTCACCTTTCCCAGGAAGTGGCGAAACGCCGCACCTTTGCGATTATCTCTCACCCGGACGCTGGTAAAACCACGATTACCGAAAAAGTCCTTTTATTCGGGCACGCTATACAGAGGGCGGGCACGGTCAAGGGTAAGAAGTCCGGTCAGCACGCAAAATCCGACTGGATGGAAATGGAAAAGGAGCGGGGTATCTCGGTAACTACATCCGTGATGCAGTTTCCTTACGGTGGCAAGTTGGTGAACCTGCTGGATACTCCTGGCCATGAGGATTTCTCAGAGGACACTTACCGCACCCTGACGGCAGTAGACTCTTGTTTGATGGTTATTGACAGCGCCAAAGGTGTTGAAGCCCGTACCATCAAACTGATGGAAGTGACCCGTCTAAGAGACACACCTATTCTGACCTTCATGAACAAGCTGGACCGCGATACTCGTGATCCGGTAGAGCTTATGGATGAAGTGGAAGATGTTCTGAAAATTGCCTGCGCACCCATTACCTGGCCTATCGGTATGGGTAAAAACTTTAAAGGTGTCTACCACCTGCTCCGTGACGAGGTGACTCTTTACCAGAGCGGGCAGGGCCACGCTATTCAGGCGGTCCGGGTAATCAGTGGGCTGGATAATCCGGAGCTCGATACGGCGATTGGCACTTACGCGGCTGAGTTGCGGGATGAAGTGGAACTGGTAAAGGGCGCTTCCCACGAGTTCAATCTTGAAGCATTTCTGGCCGGTGAACTTACTCCGGTGTTTTTTGGTACTGCGTTAGGCAACTTTGGTGTGGACCATATGCTGGATGGACTTGTTGACTGGGCCCCTGCGCCTCAGCCTCGGGAAACAGACCAGAGGCCGGTGCAGCCGGATGATGAAGCCTTCACCGGCTTTGTTTTTAAAATTCAGGCCAATATGGATCCTCAGCACCGGGACAGGGTTGCGTTTATGCGCATCGTGTCGGGTAAATACAGCCCGGGCATGAAGGCCCGTCATGTGCGGATCGGCAAGGAAGTGCGCTTTTCCGACGCGTTGACTTTTATGGCAGGTGATCGTGCGCACGCTGAGGAAGCCTATGCCGGCGATATCATTGGTCTGCATAACCACGGCACGATCCAGCTGGGGGATACGTTTACCGCCGGCGAAGACATGAAGTTTACCGGTATCCCCAATTTCGCGCCTGAGTTGTTCCGTCGTATCCGGCTGAAGGATCCGCTGAAAGCGAAGCAACTCCAGAAGGGGCTGATTCAGCTCTCGGAGGAGGGTGCCGTCCAGGTCTTCCGGCCACTGCGCAACAACGATCTGATCGTCGGTGCAGTTGGTGTGCTGCAGTTTGACGTGGTCGTGAGCCGTCTCAAAACTGAATACAAGGTTGAGGCTGTTTATGAGCCTATCAATGTCGCCACTGCACGCTGGGTAACCTGCTCAGATGATCGTAAGCTGGATGAGTTCCAGCGCAAGAACAATGACAATCTCGCGCTCGACGGTGGTGACCGGCTCGCATATATCGCACCAACCATGGTAAACCTGAATCTTGCTCAGGAGCGTTATCCCGACGTGGAGTTCCACAAAACCCGGGAACATTGA
- the petA gene encoding ubiquinol-cytochrome c reductase iron-sulfur subunit — translation MNNGDVSQGRRRFLIGATAAVGGVGVVGAAVPFVASWNPSAKAEAAGAPVTVNISKIEPGQQVTISWRGMPVWLIRRTEEMQSSVEKLNDKVSDPQSEAPQQPAYIDGILRSLKPEMAVLVGLCTHLGCVPTYRPEVAPADLGEEWLGGLFCPCHGSRYDLAGRVYKSQPAPLNLQVPPYRYDDDVTLTIGLDPEAA, via the coding sequence ATGAATAATGGCGACGTGAGCCAAGGTCGACGCCGGTTTCTTATCGGCGCTACGGCTGCGGTAGGTGGAGTCGGCGTCGTCGGTGCGGCAGTTCCTTTCGTGGCATCCTGGAATCCCAGTGCCAAAGCGGAGGCAGCTGGTGCGCCGGTAACCGTCAATATCAGTAAGATTGAACCGGGTCAGCAGGTCACCATTTCATGGCGGGGTATGCCGGTCTGGCTCATCCGCCGCACAGAAGAAATGCAGAGCAGCGTAGAAAAGCTCAACGACAAGGTGAGCGATCCTCAGTCTGAAGCCCCGCAGCAGCCGGCATACATTGACGGCATACTACGGTCGCTGAAGCCCGAGATGGCTGTTCTTGTCGGTTTGTGCACGCATCTGGGCTGCGTGCCTACCTATCGCCCGGAAGTAGCGCCGGCAGACCTGGGTGAGGAGTGGCTTGGTGGCTTGTTCTGCCCTTGCCATGGTTCCCGGTATGATTTGGCCGGACGGGTATACAAATCGCAGCCTGCTCCGCTGAACCTGCAGGTTCCGCCTTATCGCTATGACGATGACGTGACTCTCACGATTGGTCTTGATCCGGAGGCAGCGTAA